The following are from one region of the Meleagris gallopavo isolate NT-WF06-2002-E0010 breed Aviagen turkey brand Nicholas breeding stock chromosome 21, Turkey_5.1, whole genome shotgun sequence genome:
- the PSPH gene encoding phosphoserine phosphatase has protein sequence MAQDGVLYCDSQKECILSSYSKKVPKRMASLLEMKEIFRNADAVCFDVDSTVIREEGIDELAKFCGVGDAVAEMTRRAMGGTVTFKAALTARLGLIRPSYEQVQKLISDNPPQLTPGIRELVNRLHQRGVQVFLVSGGFQSIVEHVALQLNIPTANVFANRLKFYFNGEYAGFDETQPTAESGGKGKVITHLKEQFHFKKVVMIGDGATDMEACPPADCFIGFGGNVIRKQVKEKAKWYITHFDELLKELEER, from the exons ATGGCTCAAGACGGAGTCCTGTACTGTGACTCACAGAAAGAATGTATCTTATCTTCTTACAGTAAGAAGGTTCCTAAAAGGATGGCGTCCCTTTTGGAGATGAAAGAAATCTTCCGCAACGCTGATGCAGTATGCTTTGATGTGGACAGTACAGTCATCAGGGAAGAAGGCATCGATGAGCTTGCGAAGTTCTGCGGAGTTGGAGATGCTGTTGCAGAGAT GACCCGCAGAGCTATGGGTGGCACTGTGACATTCAAAGCAGCTTTAACGGCACGACTAGGACTCATACGGCCCTCCTATGAACAAGTGCAAAAGTTAATATCTGACAATCCACCTCAGCTAACACCAGGAATACG GGAGCTGGTGAACAGGCTTCATCAACGAGGGGTACAGGTCTTCCTGGTCTCCGGGGGGTTTCAGAGCATCGTGGAGCACGTGGCCTTACAGCTGAACATTCCAACAGCAAATGTTTTTGCGAACAGGCTGAAGTTTTACTTTAATG GAGAATATGCAGGATTTGATGAAACACAACCAACAGCTGAATCAGGGGGGAAAGGAAAGGTTATCACTCATCTGAAAGAACAGTTCCACTTTAAGAAAGTAGTTATGATTGGAGATGGAGCTACAGACATGGAAGCCTGTCCTCCTGCT GACTGCTTCATTGGATTTGGAGGAAATGTAATCAGAAAGCAAGTAAAGGAGAAAGCCAAATGGTACATTACTCATTTTGATGAACTGCTAAAGGA